TCGAAACCCGCTTTCGCCCTCTCGCGCTGCTGCTCGCGCTGATTGCCACGCCGCTTCTCGCTCAGGAGCACTATCCGAGTTCGTGGGATCCCGCCCTGTTGCGCCGCCCGGATGTGCGGGCCGCGCTCGGACACCTCGAGACCAACTTCCCGCAGCAGGTCGAGGAGTGGATCCGCATCGCGCAGATGGAAGGTGCGTCGCGGCACGAGCAGGTGCGCGGGGAATATGTGCGCGAGCAGATGCTGCGCGCGGGGCTTGTGGTGTCGGTGGACTCCGTAGGCAACGTGACCGGCATCCGCCGCGGCACGGGCGGTGGGCCGACCACCGTGTTCGCCGCGCACACCGACATCGCGCATCCGGTAGGCACCAACACCACCGTGCGCGTCACGGGTGACTCCCTCCACGCGCCCGGCATCTTCGACAACTCGGCGAGCGTCGCCAACATGCTCGCGATGATCCGCGCGCTGAACGCCGCGCGCGTCGTCACCAAGGGTGATCTCATCTTCGTCGCCACGGTGCAGGAGGAGATCGGCCTGCGTGGGATGGACTACTGGCTCCAGCACAACCCGCGGCCAGACCTGCTCATCGCAATGGACGGTGGGCTCGGGCCCATCAACTACGGCGCGCTCGGCATCTACTGGACGCGCTATCGCTATACCGCGGACGGCTCGCACACGCTCTATTCGCGTGGGCGGCCGACTCCCGTGCGAGCGCTCGCCGCGGCGATCGAAGGCATCTATGCGCTGCAGTTCCCGCCAATGCCGAACGGCGCGGTGGTCAACGTCGGTCAGGTGCACGGCGGCGTGATCTTCAACGGGATTCCACAGGATCTCTACTTCACGGTGGACCTACGCTCGCCGGACCCGGCGCTGCTCGACGCGCTGGACCGCAGCATCACGCGGATCGCCGAGGAGTCCGCGCGGCAGGCAGGCGTGGCCTTGGCGATTGAACGCGAGGTGAAGAACGGCGCCGGCGGCACCGAGGCGATGCTCGCCGGTGCGCGACGGCATCCGTTGGTGCAGACGGCGGTGGACATCCAGCGGCAGTTGGGCGTTCGCGTTGGGATGCCGGGCGCGCCCGAGGCAATCGCCACGGGCAGCACGGACGCGAACATCGGCGTGGTGATGGGGATCCCCAGCATCTCGATCGGGCGCGCGTACGGTGGGAACCAACACACGCTCACAGAGTGGGCGGACCGGCCGAGTGCGCTGCTCGGCGCCAAGCTTGCGCTCTTGTTGGCCGCGACCTTCGGCGACGGGATCCAGCCGCGCGCGGCGATGCCGACGCCTTAGCAGGCTACGGGACTCGGCCAGGAACTGCTTTGCCACAGAGGCACAGAGACACAGAGGTGTCGCGACGCAACCAGCCCTCTGTGCCCAGGCCAACCGCAACTTCGAAGGGGGCTCGGCGGACATAATCTGTCCACGAAGCCCCCTTCAAAGTTCAGTTGAGATCAGACACAGAGGCCAACGCGCACGCTCAACCCTCTGTGTCTCTGTGCCTCTGTGGCAAAACCTCGCCACACAGATCCATCCGCACCGCAGTTACATCGCAATCTTCCCTTGCTGCTGCCGGATCTTCTCCAGGTACTTCTGGAAGAAGTGCTTCTGGATGTCGTTCATGTTGATCTCACGACCCTGGATGTACGCCTGGTCGATGTTCGACATCATGTCCAGCGGCGTCCCCGTCGTGATGAGCAGCGTCGCCTGCTTGCCCACCTCCAGCGAGCCGACCTTGTCCGCGATGCCCATCAACTCGGCCGCGTTGATCGTCACCGCCTTCAGCGCCTCCTCTTCCGGCAGGCCAAAGGCCACCGCAACACCGGCCTCCCAGGGGAGACGGTTGCTGTAGAGGCCACCCGCGCCGCCCGAGATGGCGAAGCGCACGCCTGCCTCGTGCAGGCGGGCCGGCATGTGGTACGCGCCATCATAGGCCTCGTGCTGACGGTCCGGCGCGGCCATCGTGCTCGTGAGGATCACCGGCACGTTCTCCGCCTTCAGGCGGTCGGCCACGTAGATCGCGTCGCGACCACCGCGGATGACGATGCGCAGTCCCTCTTCCTTGCCCCAAGTCAGGGCGTCGTTGATCTGCGCCACGCCCTCGGCCGCCACGATCACCGGGATGTCGCCGTTGAGCGCGGGAATCATCGCCGCCAGGCGCACGTCGCTGCGCACCTGCTGGCCTGCCTTCACCGCGTCACGGTAGGCCCGCGCCTCGGCGAAGTAGTCCTTCAGCTCCTGCACCTGCTCGGCGTAGGTCTTCGGCGCCTGCTGCGGGCCGCCGCGACCTCCGGGGCCACCGAAGAAGCGGCGCGGCCGGGCGATCGGATCCGGCCAGTTCACGTTCAGCGCCGCGGCGCCCTTCATCGACATCTCCTCCCAGGTCCAGCCCTCGAGCGACATCGCCGAGGAGAGGCCCGAGATGACACCGCCACCCGGCGTGGTGAACGCCACGAGCACACCGGCCGAACGCGTCGTGCCGATGTGCCGGCTCTCCGCGTTCACCGCAATCTCGGCGCGCACGTTCGGGTTGAAGTCGCCGATCTCGTTGATGTCGTTCGACACATCCACCGCGCCGATCTCGGTAATGCCCACGGTGCTGTAGGCATCGATGAGGCCCGGATAGATGTGCTTGCCCGTCACGTCGACGACCTTGGCGCCGCGCGGGATCTCCACGTTGCGGCCGACGGCCACGATCTTGCCGCCATCGAGCACGATGGTGCCGTTCTCGATGGTGCCGTTGGTGACGGTGTGGATCGTCGCGCCACGCAACACCACCGGCTCCGACTGCGGCGGCACGGTCATGCGTACCTGCGCGCCGGCGCCGGCCGCACCTGCAAACAGCAGGGCGGCGGCGCCGAGGAAGCTTCGCTGCATCGGATTCATCTTAGTGGTCCCCCTGCCCAGGCCCACGGGCCGGACGATTGGTGGGTGCATTGCCCTCGGTCCCGCCGGCGGCCAGCACCGCCTGGATCAACTGCTTGCGCTGGCGCTCGACCTCGACGCGCAGCAGCGCGTCCTCCTCGAGCGAGAAGTAGCGACGGCCGTCCACCCAGGTCTGCTCGGCCTTGGTGAACTGCGACAGCGGGTGGCCGTTCCAAATAACGAAGTCGGCGTCCTTGCCGGGCTCGAGCGAGCCCACGCGGTTGTCGATGGCCACCGCCTTCGCGGCCTGCAGCGTGATGGTGGACATCGCCGCCTCCTCCTCGACGCCCGAACGCAGGAGCTTGCCGGCCTCCCAGTTCATGCGCGTGGAGATCTCGGCGTCGTCCGAGTGCAGCGCCGTCACGACGCCGGCTTCCATCAGCAGGCGCGCGTTGTAATTCGTCGCATCGTAGGACTCGAGCTTGAAAGCGCCCCAGTCCGACCACACGATGGCGGCGACGCCGGAGTTCTTGAGCTCGGTGGCGATCTTGTATGCCTCGACGCCGTGCTGCAGCGTCTGGATGCGGAAGCCGAACTCCTCGGCCAGGCGCACCAGCGCGAGGAACTCGTCCGCGCGGTATCCGTGCGAGGCGACCAGCAGGCGCTGGTTCAGGATGTCGACCAACGCCTCCATGCGGAGGTCGCGGCGCGGCGGGATGCCAGCCTTCGTGCGGTCGGCCTCCCAACGCTTCCACTCCGCCTCGTAGTCACGCGCGGCCATGAAGTGGTCGCGGATGATTTCCTGCACACCCATACGGGTGTTGGGATAGCGGTTCGGGCTGCGCTTGGGGTTCTCGCCCAGCGCGAACTTCACGGTGCGTGGCGGGTTCTCGAACTTGAGTGCGTCGGGCAGTGCGCCCCAGCGGTTCTTCACGAACACGTTCTCGCCACCGATGGGGTTGGCCGAACCGTGCTTCACCATCTGCGACGTAAGCCCGCCGGCCAGCTGGCGGTACATCCAGATGTTCTCGATCGTGAGCACGTCGCCCATCTGCACTTCGGGGACGATGGCGAAGCCGCTCTCGTTCACCGAGCTGACGCCGGTGTGCGTGTGCGGATCGATCAACCCCGGCGTGACGTGCTTGCCGGTGGCGTCGATCTCCACCGCGCCGCGCGGCGCGGTCAGGCGCTGCCCGACCTGCACCACCTTGCCGGCACGTACCAGCAGGTCGGCGTTCTCCATCTTGCCCTGCGGGCCCTGCGTCCAGATGGTGGCGTTGCGCACCACCAGCACGGCGGGCTGCTCGGGCGGCGTGGCGCGGCCGAACTCCATCGACGGACGGAGCCACGGCAGCTCGATGTTCGGCACCTTGGCCGCCACCGTACCGCGCGCGGCATCGTCCACCTTCTCGGTGCGCGTGCCGCGATACGCCGGGTCCGAGCCGTTGGGCAGCGACATCCAGCCGAAGAACTCCTCACCGCGCACGTTGCCCGTGAGGAGGATGGTGCCCTGATAACCCAGCTGCTCACCATTGAAGGTGGCCTCGAGGCGACCCGTCTCGGAGATCACGCGCGCCGAGGCCAGGTTGATGGGGCGGCGGTTCGGCACCTCGACCGTGCCGCGCACGCGGTTGATCGGACCCTCGAGGCGCAGCGTCGCCGGGAATCCAGCGGCGTCATCGGTGGCGATCGTCCAGGTGCCGCGCGGGTCGATCTGCGGCGGACGGGTCACGCCGTAGCGCATGCCCTGCACCCACACATCGCGCACGCTGGCTTCGGTCGTGAAGAGGTCGCCGTCGGCGACGACGAGGTTTGCCACCTTGCCGGCGGCGATGGTGCCGTGCGTGCGCTCGATGCCCAGCCAACCGGCGGGCACCGTGGTGAGCGCGGCCAGTGCCTTGTCCGGCGCGAGTCCACGCGACACCGCGATGCGCAGGTTCGGCAGGAACTGGTTCAGCGACGACAGCCCGTCCGTCGTGATGGCGAAGGGCACGTTGGCCTCGGCCAGCTTGGCGGCGTTTGTCGGCGCCAGGTACCAGTGGCGCAGCTGCCCCAGCGTCACGTTGATCGCGGCCTCAGGCGTCGCGACCTCGGGTGCGTCCGGGAAGGTGAGCGGGATGATCAGCGGCTGCGTGCGACCCTTCAGCACGTCGATCAGCTTGTATTCCTCGCCGCTGCCGCGGAACCAGGGCGTGAGCTTGTAGTCCGCCGCGATCTTGTAGGCGCGGAGGTACTCCTCCTCGCTCGACGTCTGGAACAGCACCGCCTGGCGGCCCTGCACGGCGTCGCCGAGCGCGGCCAAGGCCTCGCTGGTCTCGGGCGGCAGGATCGAGCGGCCGCTCTTCTCGTAGGCGGCCCAGGCGCGGATGTACCACTCCGCATCCATAAAGGTCTGCTTCATCAGGGCCGTCGTGCCCATCGCCGAGTTCGGGTACATGCCCCCGAGCTGGAACGAGCGGTTGAACCCGATGGCCTGCACGAGGTCCGGGCGCAGCACGCGCTCACGGACACCGGCATCGCTGAGGTTCACGACCGAGGCCTTGCCGCGGAAGATGCCCTGCTTCGGGACGGCGAGCGCGGTGCCGAAGCCCAGCGAGCGCAGGCTCATCCGGCGGGTGCTGTCGTCCTTGAAGCTCGAGGTGGTGCTGTACCAGGCGCGCACCTGCGGATTCCAGTGCGTCGGGCCGACGTCACCACCCTCGGGCACGGCGTCCATGCCGAGGTCGGCGTGCGCATCGATGAAGCCGGGATAGACCGTCTGGCCGGACAGGTCCCACACGCGGGCGCCAGCCGGCGCCTGCCCGCGACCGACCGAGACGATCAGGCCGTTGCGAATGACGATGGTGGCGTTCTCGACCACCTGACCCGGCGCCGTGACCACGCGCGCACCGACGAGGGCGTGGAAGCCCGAGCCGTTGTCGCGAAGCCCCGTGATGGGTTCAGTGCGGGACGATTGCTGGGCATCGAGTCCGCTGGCGAGCAGCAGGGCGAGGCCCAGAAGGGAGCGAATCACTCTCACGTCGTACTCCGGTGGTGACCGCCGCCGCTGCGGCGGGTCGCGGGGAGAAGGAAGGGGGACCGTGAGGTCCAGGTCCAGCAGTCGTGCCGCCCCGAAGGGGGAGGCCGCTGAATCTATACGTCCTTGGGCACCGTGGATGTTGACCGGGGTGGTCGGGCGCCGCCGCGTGGCATCTTTCATATAGTGGTAAGTTGGTAGGACATGGTCTCCATCCTCGACATCATCGGCCCCGTGATGGTGGGCCCCAGCTCCAGCCATACGGCGGGGGCCTGCCGGCTCGGACTCGTGGCCCGCGACTTGGTGGCCGGCACCCCCGACAAGGCGCTGATCGAACTGCACGGCAGCTTTGCCCGCACCGGTGAGGGCCACGGCACGGACAAGGCCATCGTCGGCGGCCTGCTCGGCTTCCGTCCCGACGACGAGCGACTGCGCGACGCGCTGAACATCCTGGAGCGCGAAGGCCTCGATTGGCGTTTCGAGAAGACCAGCCTCGGCGACGAGCCCGAGGTGCATCCCAACTCCGTGCGTATCACCGTCACGCGCGAGCACCGGCACCACGTGATGCTCGGTGCCTCACTCGGCGCCGGTCGCATCAAGGTCTCGCAGATCGACGGCTATCCCGTCGAGGTCGATGGCTCGCACCACACCATCGTGATGGTGGCCGAGGACGTGAAGGGCAGCATCGCACGCATCGCGACGTTGCTCAGTGATGGCGGCGTGAACATCGCGACGCTGCGGCTCTCGCGGAAACACCGCGGTGGCGATGCGTTCATGGTGATCGAGGTGGACGAGCGGCCACCTGATGAGGTCGGTGCCGCGCTCAAGGCGCTGCCCTGGGTGCGCTGGACGCATCGCATCGACAAGGTGGGCGGCTGATGTACCACTCACTCGCCGAGGCGATTGCCGACGCGGAACGCCAGGGCAAGACGCTGGCCGTCTGCGCGCTCGAGATGGAAGCGCGCGACCAGGGGCGCACGGTCGAGGACATCCGCGAGGCGCTGGGTCGCGCGCTGGCGGTCATGCGGCACGCCGTGGAGCAGGGGCTCACTGGTGATCTGCGGTCCACGTCGGGGCTCGTCGGCGGCGATGCGGCCAAGCTGCGCAGTGGACCGGCGGGTCCGTTGCACGGCACCGTGTTCCGCGACGTGCTGATGCGCGCACTGGCCGTGCAGGAGGTGAATGCGGCGATGGGCGTGATCGTCGCGGCGCCGACGGCAGGTGGCGCGGGGGTGTTGCCCGGTGTGCTGCTCGGGCTCGCGGCGAAGCACGACCTGGCCGATGCGCAGTTGGTGGATGCGTTGGCGACAGCAGGACTGATTGGCGCGGTCGTCGCGCAGCGCGCGTCGCTTTCGGGTGCGGAAGGCGGCTGTCAGGCCGAGACCGGTGCCGCGGCGGGCATGGCGGCCGGCGCCGCCACCGAGATGCTCGGCGGGACGCCCGCGCAGGTAGGCACGGCGGTCGCGCTCGCGCAGCAGGGTACGCTCGGGCTCGTGTGCGATCCGCTCGGTGGCTTGGTCGAGTTGCCCTGCGTCTTCCGCAATGCCACCGGCGCAGCGATCGCGCTGGCCGGCATCGAGATGGCGCTGGCGGGCATCACCTTCGCGATTCCAGCCGACGAAGTGATCGACACCATGGGCGAGATCGGCCGTGAGATGGACGTGCGCTACCGGGAGACGGCGGGCGGCGGGTTGGCGGCGACGCCGACCGGGCGCAGGCTCGCCAAGGAACGGTTGGTGGAACTGAAGAAACGGTGAACGGTGAACGGTGGACGGGGCGAGGCCGTGCGGCCTCGCCTGTGCGGATCCTCGTCACTGTGGCGCTCGTTCTCCCGTTGCTCGTGGCGACGGTCTACTGGGTCGAGGCGGAGAAGGAGGCGCGCGTGCTCTGCGGGCTGGCGACGGTCAGCACGCCGGAGTCGGAGGTCCAACGGATGTTCGGGACGGCGACACTGCTTCGCGTCGAAGCCACCGTAGAGGGGACGACGCGTGAGCTGCGCGCAGCCAGCCCGATGAACCTAGGGCTGAGTGGTTGCACGGTGACAATGACGGATGGTGCAGTCAGCGCCACGGTGGCCTGGGAGCACTTCCGGAGCTCGGGCGCGGCGAGTCTGGTCCTACTCGTCGGTCTGCCGATCACCGCCGTCTCTTCATTCCGCGCGATCGCCGCCGCGCGCCGCCGCGGAAAGGACGGAGGCCCGGCACCGGCAAGGAATCGCCTTCGAGTCCTGGCCACGAGAGTCGGCCTCACACTTATCGCGATGGCGACTCTCGTGCTCCTCCTCGGCGCCCCGTCCTGACCGTACACAGGCGAGGCCGCACGGCCTCGCCCCCTTCATCCTCCACCCTTCATCCCTAGACAGAACCCCCGCGACCACTGAAACTTCGTAGCACGCAGCACCGTCCGGACAGATGACTTCTTGAGTGGAGCCATATGGTCACGCCCGAACAAATCGACGGCTTCCTTGGCCGGCTTGCCAGCGAAGGCGCATCCTATGAAGAGCTCGAGCCCGGGCTCTGGAAGGTGCAGCCCGGCGGCGAGCTGGACCTCACCGTGGTGGTGCATCACTCGCCGCCGGTCGTCGTGCTGCGCGTGAAGGTGATGGACCTGCCAGCCAACGCGAATGGTACCTCCAAGCTCTGCCGTCGCCTGCTGGAACTGAATGCCACCGACCTGCTCCACGGCTCCTACGGGATCCAGGGGAACGAGGTCGTGCTCACCGAGGCGCTCGAGCTCTCCCACCTCGACTACGAGGAGTTCCTGGCCTCGTACGAAAGCCTTACGCTCTCGCTCGCCGGCCATCTCCGCGAGCTCGCCACTTTCCGCGAGGCCCGCTGATCCCATGGGCATCTTCGACCGACTTGCCACGCTGCTGAAGTCCAACATCAACGACCTGATCTCG
This window of the Gemmatimonadaceae bacterium genome carries:
- the sdaAA gene encoding L-serine ammonia-lyase, iron-sulfur-dependent, subunit alpha, with the protein product MYHSLAEAIADAERQGKTLAVCALEMEARDQGRTVEDIREALGRALAVMRHAVEQGLTGDLRSTSGLVGGDAAKLRSGPAGPLHGTVFRDVLMRALAVQEVNAAMGVIVAAPTAGGAGVLPGVLLGLAAKHDLADAQLVDALATAGLIGAVVAQRASLSGAEGGCQAETGAAAGMAAGAATEMLGGTPAQVGTAVALAQQGTLGLVCDPLGGLVELPCVFRNATGAAIALAGIEMALAGITFAIPADEVIDTMGEIGREMDVRYRETAGGGLAATPTGRRLAKERLVELKKR
- a CDS encoding amidohydrolase family protein, giving the protein MIRSLLGLALLLASGLDAQQSSRTEPITGLRDNGSGFHALVGARVVTAPGQVVENATIVIRNGLIVSVGRGQAPAGARVWDLSGQTVYPGFIDAHADLGMDAVPEGGDVGPTHWNPQVRAWYSTTSSFKDDSTRRMSLRSLGFGTALAVPKQGIFRGKASVVNLSDAGVRERVLRPDLVQAIGFNRSFQLGGMYPNSAMGTTALMKQTFMDAEWYIRAWAAYEKSGRSILPPETSEALAALGDAVQGRQAVLFQTSSEEEYLRAYKIAADYKLTPWFRGSGEEYKLIDVLKGRTQPLIIPLTFPDAPEVATPEAAINVTLGQLRHWYLAPTNAAKLAEANVPFAITTDGLSSLNQFLPNLRIAVSRGLAPDKALAALTTVPAGWLGIERTHGTIAAGKVANLVVADGDLFTTEASVRDVWVQGMRYGVTRPPQIDPRGTWTIATDDAAGFPATLRLEGPINRVRGTVEVPNRRPINLASARVISETGRLEATFNGEQLGYQGTILLTGNVRGEEFFGWMSLPNGSDPAYRGTRTEKVDDAARGTVAAKVPNIELPWLRPSMEFGRATPPEQPAVLVVRNATIWTQGPQGKMENADLLVRAGKVVQVGQRLTAPRGAVEIDATGKHVTPGLIDPHTHTGVSSVNESGFAIVPEVQMGDVLTIENIWMYRQLAGGLTSQMVKHGSANPIGGENVFVKNRWGALPDALKFENPPRTVKFALGENPKRSPNRYPNTRMGVQEIIRDHFMAARDYEAEWKRWEADRTKAGIPPRRDLRMEALVDILNQRLLVASHGYRADEFLALVRLAEEFGFRIQTLQHGVEAYKIATELKNSGVAAIVWSDWGAFKLESYDATNYNARLLMEAGVVTALHSDDAEISTRMNWEAGKLLRSGVEEEAAMSTITLQAAKAVAIDNRVGSLEPGKDADFVIWNGHPLSQFTKAEQTWVDGRRYFSLEEDALLRVEVERQRKQLIQAVLAAGGTEGNAPTNRPARGPGQGDH
- a CDS encoding amidohydrolase family protein; the encoded protein is MQRSFLGAAALLFAGAAGAGAQVRMTVPPQSEPVVLRGATIHTVTNGTIENGTIVLDGGKIVAVGRNVEIPRGAKVVDVTGKHIYPGLIDAYSTVGITEIGAVDVSNDINEIGDFNPNVRAEIAVNAESRHIGTTRSAGVLVAFTTPGGGVISGLSSAMSLEGWTWEEMSMKGAAALNVNWPDPIARPRRFFGGPGGRGGPQQAPKTYAEQVQELKDYFAEARAYRDAVKAGQQVRSDVRLAAMIPALNGDIPVIVAAEGVAQINDALTWGKEEGLRIVIRGGRDAIYVADRLKAENVPVILTSTMAAPDRQHEAYDGAYHMPARLHEAGVRFAISGGAGGLYSNRLPWEAGVAVAFGLPEEEALKAVTINAAELMGIADKVGSLEVGKQATLLITTGTPLDMMSNIDQAYIQGREINMNDIQKHFFQKYLEKIRQQQGKIAM
- a CDS encoding M20/M25/M40 family metallo-hydrolase, giving the protein MRLETRFRPLALLLALIATPLLAQEHYPSSWDPALLRRPDVRAALGHLETNFPQQVEEWIRIAQMEGASRHEQVRGEYVREQMLRAGLVVSVDSVGNVTGIRRGTGGGPTTVFAAHTDIAHPVGTNTTVRVTGDSLHAPGIFDNSASVANMLAMIRALNAARVVTKGDLIFVATVQEEIGLRGMDYWLQHNPRPDLLIAMDGGLGPINYGALGIYWTRYRYTADGSHTLYSRGRPTPVRALAAAIEGIYALQFPPMPNGAVVNVGQVHGGVIFNGIPQDLYFTVDLRSPDPALLDALDRSITRIAEESARQAGVALAIEREVKNGAGGTEAMLAGARRHPLVQTAVDIQRQLGVRVGMPGAPEAIATGSTDANIGVVMGIPSISIGRAYGGNQHTLTEWADRPSALLGAKLALLLAATFGDGIQPRAAMPTP
- the sdaAB gene encoding L-serine ammonia-lyase, iron-sulfur-dependent subunit beta, whose amino-acid sequence is MVSILDIIGPVMVGPSSSHTAGACRLGLVARDLVAGTPDKALIELHGSFARTGEGHGTDKAIVGGLLGFRPDDERLRDALNILEREGLDWRFEKTSLGDEPEVHPNSVRITVTREHRHHVMLGASLGAGRIKVSQIDGYPVEVDGSHHTIVMVAEDVKGSIARIATLLSDGGVNIATLRLSRKHRGGDAFMVIEVDERPPDEVGAALKALPWVRWTHRIDKVGG